The segment GGCGGATGTCCAGCGCGCCGTGCCGCTGCTCGAATGCTTCTGTCGCGAGGTTTCAGTCTTCGGCGGGCCCGGGACCGGCAACACGGCGAAGCTGATGAGCAACTATCTGGTGCTGGGCATGGTCGCCCTGATCACGGAAACTTTTCAGCACGCGCGGGCGGCGGATATAGACTGGCAGAAGCTCTATGCCGTCATGCTCTGCGGATCGGGGAATTCGGGTGCTCTGCGGCGCATCATGGATGCCGCAGTCGAGGGGGATCTGGATGGCTATCCCTTCAGCATCGCGAATGCGGCGAAGGACAGCGCCTATGTCATGTCCATGTTGCGTACCATGCAGCGCACAACGCCTCTCGCAGAAGCGGTAAACCAAGTCTATGTAAGAGCGCAGAGTGCGGGTGATCCGCAGCGTTTCGTCAGTCGGCTCATGGCGGAGAGCAGCTTGATCGAATGAAGACCGAACAGGGGGATCGATGAACGGACTTAAACTCAACGACAATGCAGCCACGCTGCAGGAGGAGGGCGCTTTCGGCGTGCTCGAGCGGGCGCTGGCCTTTCAGAGCTCCGGCCATGACGTCATCAATCTCGGCATCGGTCAGCCTGACCTGCGGCCGCCGGCCCATGTGGTGGACGCAGGCGCGAAGGCCGCCAAGGACGGGCCCCATGGCTATACCTCAACCGTCGGCATCACCCCCTTGCGCGAGGCTGTGGCCGCAGATGTGAGCCGCCGGACCGGCAGTTCTGTCGATGCCGAGCAGGTGGTGATCGTGCCGGGGGGCAAGGTCACCATCTTCCTGGCCGCCACGCTGTTCGGCGGACCGGGCGCGGAAATCCTCTATCCCGATCCGGGCTTCCCTCCCTATCGCGAGGCCATCCGACTGTCGGGCGCGCGGTCGGTGCCGTATCCGATCCGCGAGTCCCATGGTTTTGCCTTCTCGGCCGAAGAAGTGCTCAGCCTGATCGGGCCGGACACGACGCTGATCATCCTCAACAGCCCGGCCAATCCCACGGGCGGGATCGTGCCCCGGGCCGAACTCGACAAGCTGGCTGCAGGCCTTGCCGATCATCCGCATGTGGCGGTGCTGACGGACGAGATCTATTCACAGCTCACATTCGACGGCGAGCACGCCAGCTTCTACAGCTATCCCGAGTTGCGCGACCGGACGATCCTGCTGGATGGCTGGAGCAAGACCTTCGCCATGACGGGGTGGCGGCTTGGCTTCGGCGTGTGGCCGACGGCCCTCGTTCCCTATGTCCGCAAGATCATCTCGGCGACCCATTCCTGCGTGAACGTAGCGGCGCAGATGGCGGGGCTGGCCGCCATCACCGGGCCGCGGGACGAGGTCGACGCCTATCGCAAGGTGCTGGAGGAGCGCCGCGATGCCCTGGTTGCCGCCCTCAACGACATTCCCGGCGTTTCATGCCGCGTTCCGGGGGGAGCGTTCTATGTGTTTCCCAATGTGACGGGCACCGGCTGGCCGAGCGACATCCTCGCCGACCATCTGCTCGAGCGCGCTCATGTGGCGGTGGTCCCCGGCGAGAGCTTCGGCGCCAATGGCGAAGGCTTTCTCAGGCTTTCCTATGCAACCGAGCTCGACCGCCTGATGGAGGCGGCGAGCCGCATGGCAGAGTATCTGGAAAGCTATCCTGCCCTTGGCCGGGCCGGGAATTTCTGATCAAGGGGTGCCTTGGCCTGAGGGCTCAGCCCTTGGCCTTGGCATCCTTCGCGACCCAGCCTTTGCGGGTGTAGTCCTCCAGCGCCCGCACGGCGAGGCCTGAGGGATAGCAGACGGCGAAATAGAGGATCGCCGTCACCGTATAGACGGTGA is part of the Rhodoligotrophos appendicifer genome and harbors:
- a CDS encoding pyridoxal phosphate-dependent aminotransferase — its product is MNGLKLNDNAATLQEEGAFGVLERALAFQSSGHDVINLGIGQPDLRPPAHVVDAGAKAAKDGPHGYTSTVGITPLREAVAADVSRRTGSSVDAEQVVIVPGGKVTIFLAATLFGGPGAEILYPDPGFPPYREAIRLSGARSVPYPIRESHGFAFSAEEVLSLIGPDTTLIILNSPANPTGGIVPRAELDKLAAGLADHPHVAVLTDEIYSQLTFDGEHASFYSYPELRDRTILLDGWSKTFAMTGWRLGFGVWPTALVPYVRKIISATHSCVNVAAQMAGLAAITGPRDEVDAYRKVLEERRDALVAALNDIPGVSCRVPGGAFYVFPNVTGTGWPSDILADHLLERAHVAVVPGESFGANGEGFLRLSYATELDRLMEAASRMAEYLESYPALGRAGNF